The genomic DNA CGGGCGGCATCTCCGAGAGTTCGCCCGCAGTGAGATGCTCTGGAGTGGGTGGGGCTGATCCGGAGCCGCCAGCGTCGTCGCTGGCGGACGCCATCCGAGACAAGAGTACCCACAGCAGGACGAGACACGTGGCGAGCGCGCGTACGAAAGGGGTGCCCATCATGAGCGGTCGCCCGTCTCTCCTCGACAATGCTTGTAGAGGCTACAGCCCGCCCAGGGTCATGGACTGCTGCCGGCGGCTGAGCACCTTGACGGGCTGGATGGCCATGACGCGCATGAAGACCTGGAGCAGTTCCGGATCGAACTTGTTGCGCATCTCCGTCCACATGAGCATCAGTGCCACCTCCGGGCCGTACGCCTCTCGGTAGGGGCGCTTGGAGGTGAGCGCGTCATACGCCGTGCAGATGGCGATGATCTTCGCGTAGGTCCCCAGGTTCGTCTTGGGGATGATCATCTGGATGTCTCCCCGCGCGTCCCGCACCGCCGTGCCGAAGTCCGCCTTGTGCTCGAACGTCGTCACCACGCGCAGGAGCGTGGAGCGCGAGAATCCCTTCTCCATGAGGATGTTGCGGATGGAGATGAGCGGCGCCTTCTGGATGAGCGTCTTCTCCTCCGCGCTCAGCGCGCCCCGCTTGGTGGCCAGCTCCTCGGGAATGGTGGCCATGCCCGCGTCATGGAAGAGCGCGATGTAGCCCAGGTCGCGCAGCTGGGGCTTGGTCAGGCCCAGCTCCTGGCCAAACACGATGCTCATCAGGCACACGTTCACCTGGTGGTACACGAGATAGTCCATCTCGCGCTTCATCGTCGTCATGCCCAGGAAGTGCGTCTTCTGCTCGAAGGAGATGTCCACGAAGTCCTGCACCAGCCGCAGGGCCCTCGAGGTGTTCAGCGGTTTGCCCGCCTGCACGGACTCCAGGTACTTGGTGAGGAAGTACACCGCCCGGGCGTAGACCGTCATCGCGTACTTCTTGCGGTCCACCTTCTGGTTGTTCTTGTCCTCGCTCTCGTCCTTGCTCATCTTCTCGCGCAGGCGCGAGAACTTGGCCACCTTCATGTTGAGCAGCTTGCGGCCCGCCAGCCCATCCTCCTCGGCCGTGCCCGTCTGCTCCTTGCTGAAGATCCAGATGAAGTTCTTGAGCTCCGGCACGGTGATGGCGCGCGTGAGCGAGATGCCTCCCACGTCCTTGGCGCGCATCTCCCCGAGCAGGTAGCGCTGGTTGTCGATGGAGTTGAGGTCCACCTTCACCAGCATGTTGTTGAGGTAGAAGGACTCCTTGACGCCCACCAACTCCAGACGGCCTTCCTTGGAGATGATCTGGTTGATGACGTCCTGCAATTGCAGCAGCGGCTTCTCGAAGACCGCGTTCTCCGGGTCGTACATCTTCACCGAGCGGATGAGCATGTACAGGCCGGAGACGAGCCCGCGCGCGAGCGTCTGCAACTTCTCCGAGTAGGCCCGGCCCACCTCGTTCAGGTTCTCGCCCGCCGTCTGTGCTTGAGCCTGGACCTTCAGGTTGTCCGCCATTGTTCTCAGGCCTCCTCGCCGGGGCTGGTCTCACCGAACAGCGTCTTCTTCGTCTGGTACATCGCCTTGCGCGCCGCGGTCAGCACCTCGACGGGCTGATTCTTGTCTTCCACCACGCCCTGCAACGCCTTGAAGGAGGGGATGGAGCACGCGCCCGCCAGGCCCGCCACCGCCAGCAGCTTGTCCTCCAGCACCTTCTTCTTGGTGAGCAGCGTGGGCTTCACCGCGAGCGTTTGCAGCATCAGCGACACGGCGCCCGGCAGGGCCGTGGAGCCCAGGGACGCGTAGTACGCCGCGCGCTCGTCGAAGGACTTCTTGTCGAAGCCCGGGTCGCGGATCATCCGCACGAGGTCCACGTAGGCCTTGTCCCGGTCGAACTCGGGCAGGAGCCGCGCCGCGAGCATGCGCACCTGGGCGGCTGGATCATTGAGCGCCTCCACGATGAGCTTGCGCGCCTCCTGGGTGCGGCCCCGGGCGATGATGTTCATCACCTCCAGCTTCACCGCGAGGTTCTTGTTGAGCATCACCAGACCAAACATCTTCACCCGGTCCGGATGGTTGCTCTTCTCCAGGATGTAGACCATGTCGCGCACGGTCTGCGGCCGATCCGACTCCAGCCGCTGCACGAAGGGGTGGGGGTTGTCCTGGGCGAAGCGCGCGAGCGCATCGCACATCAGCAGCCGGTTCTCGGGGATCTCGATCGTCTCCAGCGCGTTGAGCAGGGTGAAGACGGCCGCGGGATCCAACGCCTGCAGATAGCGCGTGATGTCCGGCGGATGCTTGGGCCGCGTCGTCTTGAGCGCTTCCGCCAGGCGCATCACCCGCTGTTCGTCTCCCATCTTCGAGGTGAAGTAGGACACCAGCTGGGTCAGGTCGCTCCCGGTGTTGCGCTGCGCCAGGGCTCGCAGCTTGAGCACCATCTGGTTGATGGTGCCGTAGTCGTCCTGGATGAGCATGGCGTCCAGGAGCTGTACGAAGACCTCCTCGAGCAACGCCATGTCATCCACGCCCCCCTCGATGACCAGGAAGATGGCGCTCACCAGCTTGGGGAACAGCCGGGTACCCTCCTCCTCGGAGATCTCCCGCTGCAGCCGGGCCTTGAGCTCGTCCGAGGCGTAGTTGCCCGCCACCACCAGGCCGCGCACCTGCTCCACGCCGTCGAGCTTGGAGTCCAGGTCCTCCGCGTTCAGACGCGCGAAGCGCAGGAAGTCCTCCGAGCCCGTCTTGAGGCGCGAGTAGAGGTAGCCCACCACCCGATCCACCTCGACCTCGACCTCCTCGTCGCTCACCTCGTCCATCCGGAAGCCCTCGACCACCACGTATTCGAGGTTTTCCAGACCCGAGCGCCACAGCTGCGACAGCACGTCCTCGGCGCCGCGCTCGGGCTCGGACAGGGCGATGAGGGTGAACGTCACCAGTTCGTCGAGGGACAGGTCCGGGCGGAGGATGAGCTGGCGGATGCCATCCCGGAAGAACTTGTAGGGCAGGGGCGTGTCCTCGGTGAAGAGGGGCTCGCCCTGGAACATGAAGTTCTGCTGCTCGACCTTGATGTACAGCGGGCCGTGTTTCTCCGTGTGCGCCCGGAGGGCCTCGTGCGTCCGGCCGAGGAACTCGGGGAATTTCGCCTCGTTGTGCCGGTACATGCCGATCTGCTTGATGCCCTTGAGCAACTGGAAGGCGAAGTTGCGCGCGGACTCCACCCGCTCCTGGACGGCGGGATCCACCCCGGAGTCCGGGGCAGCGGTGCTGTCGCTCTGTACCTGGGCCATGAAATCCTTGAGGCTGCGGGGCGGGGGTGGGGGGACATCCAGTGTACCCCGATTCTTCCCGTCAAGCCTCTCTCCCGAGTGGGGTCCAGCGGGGTAACGCCGTCCGCTCTTCCCGGGAAAACAGGTTCTTGTTCCACCCTGGGTGAGGAGGGTTTACTCCCTCAGGGGGGTTCCCGGCTCAGGCGATGAGGGGCGGAAGGAGCGGGGGCAGGGGGAGGGAAGGGCGGGCAGTTTGATGGGGGGGAGGGGTGGGGCAGCAGCAGGCCCATCATGGGAGGGGGCTGCTTCTCGAGTGGCGTGGCGTCCGATGCGCCCAGGCCGAGTGACAGCGCGAGCGTCGCGCCCGGAATCAGGCGCTTCAACAACCGCACACCATTGGGGGAGTGGATCGACATGGAACGCTCCTGGATAGGGGCCGCGGGGTGTTCGATCATTGAAATCGAAGGGAGAGCGGGAAGACATGAGACCCGGGTACGTTCCGAATGTCGGGTCCCCTATGGCTTCTCGGCGGGAGTCCGCACGCCGTGCATGCCCCTCAAGGCCGCGACGAGCAGCAGCAGGGTGAGGGCGGTGAAGAGGCCCAGTCCCCAGGCATCGGACTCCTGGAACATGCGCGCGAGGGGCGTGTCCCCCAGCCGGCTGGGAATGTCCATCGCCCGCGTCCAGGCGCCGTCGCTGGCGATCTCCAGGAAGGCGATGAGCACCCCCGCGATGGCGCCTCCCGCGATGTAGCCCGAGGACAGGAGGCTGCCCGGGGAGAAGTCGGACTCGCTGGCGCTGCCTCCGCGGAGGCGATCCACGAGGTAGCGCACCATGCCTCCCACGAAGATGGGCGCGCTGCTGGACAGGGGCAGGTACACCCCCACGGCGAAGGGGAGCGAGGACACGCCGCACAACTCCAACATCAGCGCGATGAAGACGCCCACCAGCACCAGATCCCACGGCAGTTTGTGCGTGAGGATGCCATCGATGATGAGGGCGAAGAGCTGCGCCTTGGGCGCGGGGTAGCGGGTGAGGGGTTGGCCCGCGTAGGTGGTGATGCGGCCGCCGATGCCGGGGTCCACCACGTACTGAATGGTGCCCGCCTCATCCACCAGGTACGTGCCCGTGGGCACGGGGGTCTCCGCCCCCCGGACGTGCCCCACGCGCCAGGTGCGCTCCGGGCCCTGTCTCACCGCGCCCAGCTCCGACACCTTCACCCCCTCGCCCGAGGGCAGGCGCACGTCCGTGTTCGCCACGTCCTCCACGCGCAGCGCGTTCCAGCTCCGCAGCTCCCAACCGTTGGGCGCCGCGCCCAGCTCCAGCCCCTGCTTCCACAAGGGGCCCTTGAGTTGCTCGACGGTCACGCCTCGCGCCGCCAGCGTCTGATCGGACACCGCCCACGGGTAGAGGTGCTGCGTGCGGGTCTCTCCGCTCAGGTCGCTCACCTGTTGGCCTGGGTGGGACTCGGGGAGGATGGCCGTGGCGCCCCGGTTGAGCACCACCAACACCCCGCCGATGAAGAGGGAGCTGGTGAGCACCCCCACGAAGAGCGCCACCTGCTGGCTCCTCGGCGTGCCTCCCACCAGGAACGCCGTCTTGAGATCCTGCGCCGTGGTGCCCCCGTTGGACGCCGCGATGCCCACGATGGCCGCCGTGGTCAACGCCATGAAGCGGTCCTCGGCGCTCGTCCATCCGAGCAGCAGGTACACCAGGCACGTGAACAGCAACGTCGCCACCACCATGCCGGAGATGGGGTTGGACGAGGAGCCGATCTCTCCGGTGACGCGCGCGCTCACCGTCACGAAGAAGAAGCCGCACACGACGATGAGCAGCGCGGACAGCAGGTTGATGTGCAGGGGCGGCGCCAGCCACATGGTCAACACCAGCAGCGCGCTGCCCACCAGCACGAGGCTCATGGGCAGATCCCTCTCGGTGCGCGGCAGCCGCACGGGCGCCGTCCGTCCGCGGCGCGAGGCCAGGAACGTGGAGAGCCCCCGGCGAAAGGCGGTGACGATGGTGGGCAGCGAGCGCACGAGGCTGATGAGCCCGCCCGTGGCCACCGCGCCCGCTCCGATATAGAGCACGTACGCGTCGCGCACCGTGTCGGGATCCATGTCCCGGATGAGCTGCCCATCCGGCCTCAGCAGGGGCTGCTCCAAGCCCGCGCCAATGAAGGAGATGAGCGGAATCAGGATGAGGTAGCTGAGCACTCCGCCCGCGAAGGTGATGCCCGCCACCTTGGGGCCGATGATGTAGCCCACGCCCAGCAGCTCGGGACTCACCTCCATGGACAGCGAGCCGCCCGTGTAGCCCACGCGCTGGCTCACGCCCGCCGCCGTCGTGCGCACCCAGCTCAGGGGCGTGCCCACGATCTCCTTGAACAGGTGCAGCCCCGCGTAGGCGAGTTTGTAGAGGCCTCCCGCCGTGAAGCCCCAGAGCACCGTGCGCGCGTTCGTCCCTCCCTCCTCGCCCGCGATGAGCACGTCCGCCGCGGCGGTTCCCTCGGGGTAGGTGAGCGCGCCGTGCTCCTGGACGATGAGCCCCTCGCGCAGGGGAATCATCATCAACACGCCCAGCACGCCGCCGAGCGCCGACACCAGGAAGGCGTGCACCAGGTCGATGTCGTAGCCGAGCAGCAGCAGCGCCGGCAGCGCCGCCGCCACGCCGAAGGCCAGCGATTCCCCGGCCGAGCCCACCGTCTGCACGATGGTGTTCTCCAGCACGCTCGAGCGGCCCAAGGCGCGGAAGACGGCGATGGACAGCACCGCCACCGGAATGGAGGCCGATACCGTCAGCCCCACCTTCACCGCCAGGAACACCGAGGAGGCCCCGAACACGATGCCCAGCACGGAGCCCAGCAGAAGCCCCCGGAGCGTCAGCTCGGACGGGGACTCGGTGGCGGGGACGTAGGGCTCGTGGGGCGGGGGCGGGCTCACGCCCGCCCTTGTAGCAGACAACCCGGGGGAGGGTGCCCCAAGGGCCTACTGCATGGCCGCGGCGGCGTCGGGGTCCACCTCGGCCATCAGCGCCGCCAGCTCCGACTTGAGCTTGTCCTTGGCGCGGATCTCCAGCTGGCGCGCGCGCTCGCGCGAGAAGCCGAAGTGCTCGCCCAGCTCCTTGAGCGTCATCGGGCGCTCGTTCATCACGCGCTGCTCGATGATGAAGCGCTCGCGGGGATCCAACCGCATGAGCGCCGTGCGCACCCGCGTGTTGATGAGGCCCGCCTCCTCCTTGTCCGCGAACTCGGAGTCCTGCGGCGCGCTGTCGCTCGCCACGAAGTCCACGTGGCTGTTGCCCCCGTCCTCGCCCATGGGCGCGTCCAGCGACAAGTCCCGCCCGCCCATGCGCTGCTCCATCTCGCGCACCTCGGAGGCCTTCACGTTCAGCTTCCGGGCGATCTCATCCACGTTCACCACCGAGCCATCCAGCGTGCCGAACTTCTCCAGTTCACGCCGCGTGCGGGCCAGCGAGAAGAAGAGTTTCCGCTGCGCTTGCGTGGTGCCGAGCTTCACCAGGCTCCAGCTCTTGAGGATGTAGTTCTGGATGTACGCGCGGATCCACCACACCGCGTAGGAGATGAGGCGGATGCCCTTGTCGGGATCGAACTTCTGCACCGCCTTCATCAGGCCGATGTTCCCCTCCTGGAT from Melittangium boletus DSM 14713 includes the following:
- a CDS encoding HD-GYP domain-containing protein, producing the protein MADNLKVQAQAQTAGENLNEVGRAYSEKLQTLARGLVSGLYMLIRSVKMYDPENAVFEKPLLQLQDVINQIISKEGRLELVGVKESFYLNNMLVKVDLNSIDNQRYLLGEMRAKDVGGISLTRAITVPELKNFIWIFSKEQTGTAEEDGLAGRKLLNMKVAKFSRLREKMSKDESEDKNNQKVDRKKYAMTVYARAVYFLTKYLESVQAGKPLNTSRALRLVQDFVDISFEQKTHFLGMTTMKREMDYLVYHQVNVCLMSIVFGQELGLTKPQLRDLGYIALFHDAGMATIPEELATKRGALSAEEKTLIQKAPLISIRNILMEKGFSRSTLLRVVTTFEHKADFGTAVRDARGDIQMIIPKTNLGTYAKIIAICTAYDALTSKRPYREAYGPEVALMLMWTEMRNKFDPELLQVFMRVMAIQPVKVLSRRQQSMTLGGL
- a CDS encoding HEAT repeat domain-containing protein, producing the protein MAQVQSDSTAAPDSGVDPAVQERVESARNFAFQLLKGIKQIGMYRHNEAKFPEFLGRTHEALRAHTEKHGPLYIKVEQQNFMFQGEPLFTEDTPLPYKFFRDGIRQLILRPDLSLDELVTFTLIALSEPERGAEDVLSQLWRSGLENLEYVVVEGFRMDEVSDEEVEVEVDRVVGYLYSRLKTGSEDFLRFARLNAEDLDSKLDGVEQVRGLVVAGNYASDELKARLQREISEEEGTRLFPKLVSAIFLVIEGGVDDMALLEEVFVQLLDAMLIQDDYGTINQMVLKLRALAQRNTGSDLTQLVSYFTSKMGDEQRVMRLAEALKTTRPKHPPDITRYLQALDPAAVFTLLNALETIEIPENRLLMCDALARFAQDNPHPFVQRLESDRPQTVRDMVYILEKSNHPDRVKMFGLVMLNKNLAVKLEVMNIIARGRTQEARKLIVEALNDPAAQVRMLAARLLPEFDRDKAYVDLVRMIRDPGFDKKSFDERAAYYASLGSTALPGAVSLMLQTLAVKPTLLTKKKVLEDKLLAVAGLAGACSIPSFKALQGVVEDKNQPVEVLTAARKAMYQTKKTLFGETSPGEEA
- a CDS encoding OPT family oligopeptide transporter; this translates as MSPPPPHEPYVPATESPSELTLRGLLLGSVLGIVFGASSVFLAVKVGLTVSASIPVAVLSIAVFRALGRSSVLENTIVQTVGSAGESLAFGVAAALPALLLLGYDIDLVHAFLVSALGGVLGVLMMIPLREGLIVQEHGALTYPEGTAAADVLIAGEEGGTNARTVLWGFTAGGLYKLAYAGLHLFKEIVGTPLSWVRTTAAGVSQRVGYTGGSLSMEVSPELLGVGYIIGPKVAGITFAGGVLSYLILIPLISFIGAGLEQPLLRPDGQLIRDMDPDTVRDAYVLYIGAGAVATGGLISLVRSLPTIVTAFRRGLSTFLASRRGRTAPVRLPRTERDLPMSLVLVGSALLVLTMWLAPPLHINLLSALLIVVCGFFFVTVSARVTGEIGSSSNPISGMVVATLLFTCLVYLLLGWTSAEDRFMALTTAAIVGIAASNGGTTAQDLKTAFLVGGTPRSQQVALFVGVLTSSLFIGGVLVVLNRGATAILPESHPGQQVSDLSGETRTQHLYPWAVSDQTLAARGVTVEQLKGPLWKQGLELGAAPNGWELRSWNALRVEDVANTDVRLPSGEGVKVSELGAVRQGPERTWRVGHVRGAETPVPTGTYLVDEAGTIQYVVDPGIGGRITTYAGQPLTRYPAPKAQLFALIIDGILTHKLPWDLVLVGVFIALMLELCGVSSLPFAVGVYLPLSSSAPIFVGGMVRYLVDRLRGGSASESDFSPGSLLSSGYIAGGAIAGVLIAFLEIASDGAWTRAMDIPSRLGDTPLARMFQESDAWGLGLFTALTLLLLVAALRGMHGVRTPAEKP
- a CDS encoding RNA polymerase factor sigma-32, with the translated sequence MQLTTEQSSNSGSLAMYLSEINQYSLLSVEEEQTLARRFLKADLAAGHRLVTSNLRFVVKVAYEYRSYGIKMSDLIQEGNIGLMKAVQKFDPDKGIRLISYAVWWIRAYIQNYILKSWSLVKLGTTQAQRKLFFSLARTRRELEKFGTLDGSVVNVDEIARKLNVKASEVREMEQRMGGRDLSLDAPMGEDGGNSHVDFVASDSAPQDSEFADKEEAGLINTRVRTALMRLDPRERFIIEQRVMNERPMTLKELGEHFGFSRERARQLEIRAKDKLKSELAALMAEVDPDAAAAMQ